From one Catellatospora sp. IY07-71 genomic stretch:
- a CDS encoding polysaccharide deacetylase family protein, whose amino-acid sequence MSATPEPTLLTPTPTLQLTPSAPTTAQPRPPAPTVRAISCTGRIAQNRPAATGTGPGGSVVKTGSAAVALTFDDGPDPVNTPKILDQLKQCGVKATFCLVGFRARDNPAMVARIAAEGHTLCNHSWQHLFDLAKRDDTYIRRDLQKTNDAIHKAAPGAKISYFRAPGGNFTGKLVSIAQDLGMKSIYWHVDPRDWESSKYGKGTPMVNHVIAAVERDVRPGSIILSHDNGKPDTITAYRTLLPWLKARYTLIGLPELPGPPAVPPVTAPSPAPSPVAPLP is encoded by the coding sequence GTGTCGGCGACCCCTGAGCCCACGCTGCTGACGCCCACGCCGACGCTGCAGCTCACGCCGTCGGCGCCGACGACGGCGCAGCCCCGGCCGCCCGCGCCCACCGTCCGGGCGATCAGCTGCACCGGGCGGATCGCCCAGAACCGGCCCGCCGCCACCGGCACCGGGCCCGGCGGCTCGGTGGTCAAGACGGGGAGCGCGGCGGTCGCGCTGACGTTCGACGACGGGCCGGACCCCGTCAACACCCCCAAGATCCTCGACCAGCTGAAGCAGTGCGGCGTCAAGGCCACGTTCTGCCTGGTCGGCTTCCGGGCCCGGGACAATCCGGCCATGGTCGCGCGCATCGCCGCCGAGGGCCACACCCTCTGCAACCACTCCTGGCAGCACCTGTTCGACCTGGCCAAGCGGGACGACACGTACATCCGCCGGGACCTGCAGAAGACCAACGACGCCATCCACAAGGCGGCGCCCGGCGCGAAGATCTCCTACTTCCGGGCGCCCGGCGGCAACTTCACCGGCAAGCTGGTCAGCATCGCCCAGGACCTGGGCATGAAGTCGATCTACTGGCACGTCGACCCGCGTGACTGGGAGAGCTCGAAGTACGGCAAGGGCACCCCGATGGTGAACCACGTCATCGCCGCCGTCGAGCGGGACGTGCGGCCGGGCTCGATCATCCTGTCGCACGACAACGGCAAGCCGGACACGATCACCGCGTACCGGACGCTGCTGCCCTGGCTGAAGGCCCGCTACACGCTCATCGGCCTGCCGGAGCTGCCCGGCCCGCCGGCCGTGCCCCCGGTGACCGCGCCGTCCCCGGCGCCGTCCCCGGTCGCGCCGCTGCCGTGA
- the bioB gene encoding biotin synthase BioB — protein sequence MPTSEVPVLDRARTRVLEEGLGLEEADILEVLRLPDEHIPAALQLAHEVRMRWCGPEVEVEGIVSLKTGGCPEDCHFCSQSGLFSSPVRSVWLDIPSLVKAAQQTAATGASEFCIVAAVRGPDAKLMQQMREGVKAIKEAVDINVAASLGMLSQEQVDDLVDMGVHRYNHNLETCRSYFPNVVTTHSWEERWGTLKMVRDSGMEVCCGGIIGLGETLEQRAEFAAQLAELQPDEVPLNFLNPRPGTPLGDQPVMDPKDALRAIAAFRLALPRTILRYAGGREITLGDLGTREGLLGGINAVIVGNYLTTLGRPATSDLELLQELKMPVKALSATL from the coding sequence ATGCCGACCAGCGAAGTACCGGTACTCGACCGCGCCCGCACCCGTGTCCTGGAGGAGGGTCTCGGCCTCGAGGAGGCCGACATCCTGGAGGTGCTGCGCCTGCCCGACGAGCACATCCCGGCGGCGCTCCAGCTCGCGCACGAGGTGCGCATGCGCTGGTGCGGCCCGGAGGTCGAGGTCGAGGGGATCGTCTCGCTGAAGACCGGCGGCTGCCCCGAGGACTGCCACTTCTGCTCGCAGTCGGGCCTGTTCTCCTCGCCCGTACGCTCCGTGTGGCTGGACATCCCGTCGCTGGTCAAGGCGGCGCAGCAGACCGCGGCGACCGGCGCGAGCGAGTTCTGCATCGTGGCCGCCGTGCGCGGCCCGGACGCCAAGCTGATGCAGCAGATGCGCGAGGGCGTCAAGGCGATCAAGGAGGCCGTCGACATCAACGTCGCGGCCAGCCTGGGCATGCTGAGCCAGGAGCAGGTCGACGACCTGGTGGACATGGGCGTGCACCGCTACAACCACAACCTGGAGACCTGCCGGTCGTACTTCCCGAACGTGGTGACCACGCACTCCTGGGAGGAGCGCTGGGGCACCCTGAAGATGGTGCGCGACTCGGGCATGGAGGTGTGCTGCGGCGGCATCATCGGCCTGGGCGAAACCCTGGAGCAGCGCGCCGAGTTCGCCGCGCAGCTGGCCGAGCTGCAGCCGGACGAGGTCCCGCTGAACTTCCTCAACCCCCGGCCGGGCACCCCGCTGGGCGACCAGCCGGTGATGGACCCCAAGGACGCGCTGCGCGCCATCGCCGCGTTCCGGCTGGCGCTGCCGCGCACCATCCTGCGGTACGCGGGCGGCCGGGAGATCACCCTCGGCGACCTCGGCACCCGGGAGGGCCTGCTGGGCGGCATCAACGCGGTGATCGTCGGCAACTACCTGACCACGCTGGGCCGCCCCGCGACCTCGGATCTGGAGCTGCTGCAGGAGCTGAAGATGCCGGTCAAGGCGCTGTCGGCGACGCTGTGA
- a CDS encoding 8-amino-7-oxononanoate synthase, with amino-acid sequence MGDWLGTLRRKAELRERAGLRRELRPRAGDDALIDLAGNDYLGLSRHPEVRAAAASALDEYGLGATGSRLVRGSTDAHTALEIALADWLGAEQALVYSSGYLANLGAVRALCGPRTLLVSDAHCHASLIDGCRLAGAETVVFAHGDPADAARVLAAHPGRPAVVLTESVFSVDGDLAPLAELHAVARAHGALLLVDDAHGLGVIGPAGAGGAVAAGIAGEPDVIVTATLSKALGGAGGVVAGPQALIRHLVDTGRTFIFDTALPPTITAGVGAALRLARAGDPLRAVLHERAATVRDVFRAAGLAVTDPAGGVVSVEAPSAEHAWSWAGACRDKGVAVGCFRPPSTPDSRSRLRLTVNAGVPAADFGRALEIIVEVRP; translated from the coding sequence ATGGGTGACTGGCTGGGCACGCTGCGGCGTAAGGCGGAGCTGCGCGAACGCGCCGGCCTGCGCCGGGAGTTGCGGCCGCGGGCCGGTGACGACGCTCTCATCGACCTCGCCGGCAACGACTACCTGGGCCTGTCCCGGCACCCCGAGGTGCGCGCCGCCGCCGCGTCCGCGCTGGACGAGTACGGCCTCGGCGCGACCGGCTCCCGCCTGGTGCGCGGCAGCACCGACGCGCACACGGCGCTGGAGATCGCGCTCGCGGACTGGCTCGGCGCCGAGCAGGCACTCGTCTACTCCAGCGGTTACCTGGCCAACCTCGGCGCGGTGCGCGCCCTGTGCGGGCCGCGCACGCTGCTGGTCTCCGACGCGCACTGCCACGCCTCGCTGATCGACGGCTGCCGCCTGGCCGGGGCCGAGACGGTCGTGTTCGCCCACGGCGACCCGGCCGACGCGGCCCGGGTGCTGGCCGCCCACCCCGGGCGTCCGGCAGTGGTGCTCACCGAGTCGGTGTTCTCCGTGGACGGCGACCTCGCCCCGCTGGCCGAGCTGCACGCCGTGGCCCGCGCGCACGGCGCGCTGCTGCTGGTCGACGACGCGCACGGCCTCGGCGTGATCGGCCCGGCCGGGGCGGGCGGCGCGGTCGCCGCCGGGATCGCGGGCGAACCCGACGTGATCGTCACCGCCACCCTGTCCAAGGCGCTGGGCGGCGCGGGCGGCGTGGTGGCCGGCCCGCAGGCGCTGATCCGGCACCTGGTGGACACCGGCCGCACCTTCATCTTCGACACCGCGCTGCCGCCCACGATCACCGCCGGGGTCGGCGCTGCCCTCCGACTCGCCCGCGCGGGCGACCCGCTACGCGCGGTGCTGCACGAGCGTGCCGCGACCGTCCGCGACGTGTTCCGTGCGGCCGGGCTGGCGGTCACCGACCCCGCCGGCGGGGTCGTCTCGGTCGAGGCGCCGTCCGCCGAACACGCCTGGAGCTGGGCCGGTGCCTGCCGGGACAAGGGTGTGGCGGTAGGGTGCTTCCGCCCGCCGTCCACCCCCGACAGCCGCTCCCGGCTGCGGCTGACGGTCAACGCGGGCGTGCCCGCCGCCGACTTCGGGCGGGCTTTGGAGATCATCGTGGAGGTGCGGCCGTGA